In Aricia agestis chromosome 5, ilAriAges1.1, whole genome shotgun sequence, the genomic stretch GTTGGACGAAAGCGATATCACTGTTCATCTTCTTTATTGCGATAAAGAAGTGCCCCTTAGCTTTTTGTATAGAAAGTCCTAGACAACACACACAAATGCCACTAATCGCTAGCGTTTTCGTATCTTTTCTTTTTCGTCACAAACGATTGTTAAAAAGGCGGTGTTATCGCGTTGAAGAACAAAATGGCGTGCATTCAGCTGTAAATTGTGTGTGGCTGCCGATCAATGGTTCTTACTTCTTGTTAAAAACATACTCAAGTACTAATTAATATGCATGCATTACGCTTGCTGTGGACCGCGCACCACCACACCATATCGGACAGGCGCAGGAGGAGGCTTTTGCTAAGACGGCAATTAGAGAGAATAGAAGACATGCCGGAACTTCTATTCACACAAAATTTCCGTCTTGACAAAGCCTCCTACACAAGTTTGTGTATGGATTTGCGCAgggcaaatattttaaagggaACCAACGAAATACCTCTCCAAATTAAGgtaagaaaaagaaaatgtacTTACTTAAGTAATTTTACTATAGGTACTTAGGTATTGTAATTCACATGTTGGTCTTGAGTTCTTTATTCAAGTTCGGAGTTTCAGTTTTGTGCACGTTTCAAGTGTCAAAATCCATTTAAACAGCTCTAAAACAGTTtcagattttatcaaaatcagtctagTGGTCAGTTTTGTGTATGGTCGGACtccatttattttatgatttgtcCCACAACTTTTGAATCTGAGGCTAAATAAATGTGCAGTATTGTGAATTATAATAGTGAAATACAAACAAACTAGCTTTTCAAGACTTTTGATATTGATTTTTTCTTTACAGTTAAGTACATGGATCTGATAAAATCTGTCATCCATGCTGGCAAAGAATTGACCGAGCTGCTACTTGTTTCACTGAAGTAAGACATCCCAACAATAACCAACCCAGTATAATCTTGCCAATGTACACTAGAGCTTCAGGTTCTcaacagttttgtttttatcctGATTGTCATTCAACCCAAAGACTGGCTGCTCCTAAGTGGCtgagaataaaattattcactgattatttttatgtaccacAAAACTGTAGGATTTGTTCCTTCCATTTATATAATGATAATTGGGAGGTACTTAGTAATATCCAGCAACCGATTCATAGTTTTAATGCAGAACACATTCAGGACTTTGCAACTTTTGTTGCGCTTTCGCTGCGCTCATATTATGACTATTTTATGGTCTTTAGGCTGGGCAAGGCATCAAGATCATATTGATCCCCCTGCCCAGTTTCTTGATCAAGTATTACTTACTTATGAAacagagtaataaaatatttattaaaaatatgttgttttatttgattatttacctTTTCCAATAACACATAGAAATCTAAATATAAAGTCTGATACAAAACTAGGtttatattttgctttttaCTGATCTAAAGTATTTAATTCATATTACATTATTAGCATAATGAACTGTTCACAAATGGCCAAAGTGTCTATAGAAAGTGGGCAATCCcctttatatataagatgttaatatattattattaaataaagtaaactaAACTTTCAGTAATCACTTAATCAGTCTTATGCTGcctgacaaaaaaatattatttattatttaaattgcttcatattaaaattagattttaattAGATTAGATTGACCTAATAAATGTTtagtattttcaattaaaatagtatatttggaTAAATAAGTATGTACTTCACTTATGTATCCAATAATCaacaaataacaaacaaaaaccaaaaaagaattaaataaaaacaggtagtaatactaaaacaatttattCGAAATTAATAGGTTGCGTATTACACCTTGTTTTAGATACTCTAAAAAATCTTTAGCTACCCCAACAAATTCGTTGGCTACACCTACAGCAGCACTGAAGGCTTCAGCTTGGCGTTGCTGCACCTCTAACTGCCGTAACTCCCGTTCATAATGCAGCTTAAGATGCATTTGTTGGAGCTCTAACATTTGATGGGCTCTCCTTTCTTCAAATTCCATTAGTTGAGCAGCCCGTTTCTCCTCAACTTCCAGGCGCAAACGCTCAACTGACATAAAATCGTTTGCGGCCCTTTCAAAGGGTGTCAACCCTTGTCTCCGGCGGGACCGCAACAGGCGTGGCAGACAAATGACGGGAAGTATATGTTATTTCCGCAGGTGCTGATGGTACTAATCTAGGACCGCCTACATCGGCGGGCCTCCCCGTGGATGTAGATGGTCTTGGATTAGTAggctctattatattatattgtatgtcttCCGTCGACATCATCTGTGGTGATTGTGGTGATGGTGGTGGGAGTATTctgcaaaaaaataaacagtgtatgaaagtattataaaagataaatagtttCATTGGGTTTAATTGTATTGATAAAATTAGTTAACAAAAACACATACCATTTACAAAAATTTGCTCTATGTTGGCTGGCTCTGCCTGGATGTCTACAGGTCTTTCAATGAGATTAATGTTctggaaaaaaataaatgaaaaagttttatcaatgaaaatattttcatacattgaccatacataacataatattatccctttaaagtaatttattatagaaacaaattaatattttaatcacttaCGGTAAAACCCAGCTCTTGGACAGCCTCTTGGCCTTGGACAGCCAGTGGGCCCATGATAGCCAGCACTCTGAGATCAAGTGCCGACAGCGACTGACCATCATGTGGCCCACCGCCTGTGCCATTGGCAGCTAGGCGGATTCTAAGCCCCTTCTTCTTAGTTTTTGACTTTAGATTCGCCCAAACCtatgaaaaatgaaatatgtttttttttaattataactttgaaaaacatttatttctctCTTATCAAGAAGTAGTATAGAGTaagaaattctttatttgtattAACTTAAAACCAATCTAAAACTTAAGAAACAATTCTTCTTTAATAAAAGATTaaagattaatattatgactaaatatattataatattattaagtaaatgatgtattctgatgaaaaaaaaatatcatgaaagtctgtgatgaaataaaaattacaattattacttacatggaattgagtttgtttttttaaaaagctttgTAATACCTAACCCCCAGCTACATTTAAGGTACAAAGCTTTAATCAAGATTTCAAATTACTTTGTTtctaaatttgttttaaaatactttgaaaTAAAACCTTGCAAATTAACAATTGAATTACTTTCACTGTAGTGAAAAAAAGCAGTATGTATACTGCTTTGTAACTGATTTATTTGCAATGTAAAAAATACTAAGGATTCTAGTATTATGAAGGaatttatacaaattattattggttcaTATTATCAAACATTTACCTACTTACAAATGatcaaatgtataaaatattttaccaaaTGAATACTTACATACCTTctcattgaaataaaatacttaaacttGCATAAAATctacttataacattttaaaaacctatatttaaaacttacttttttCCACTTTTCGGTTGTTTTTGTTGAGCCATTGCCTATGGCATTAAGGCTATGGGTCAGGGTGTCCCATAGCCTTTCAGATCGAAGGCGCCCTTGGGCACCACCAACGGGTCTGAATAAATCTCCATTACTGCAATACATTTAATAGAATAAAGGTTTTCAGTATTTAAGCaacaaatattatgaactactaaCTAGTATCATCTAGTATGCACCACATTCCTACAcatgaagataatattaagtttttggTTTGCCCATTGCACAGGGATCATGCCTCAGGGTTAGTCTGAAGGACCTAGACTGAAATCACAAACCTTTTATTATCTCTTAATACCTCATGCCATTAGCTTGATCCTTTCGTAAGTGTACAATTGAATATTGATACATAGTAAGTTTATCACTACCACTAAACCATTTAagcaaaatatttatgaaaatataagtTTTCAACATCATCGTAGGCATCAATGTAGTACTTAACTACAATTGTGAAATTTACTTACCTACGTCTCCAtgtattctattaaatatatatactgtTCGTTACTTGTTCTGCACctattcattttaatttctatcgaaaataaattaacaagaaGAAAAAACACGAAAAACTTCTCGTTCACATTGGAATAAATTCGCGGTCTGAGTTGGCGGCATAACAAACTcatttcaaagttattttacctctgaGTTATGGCGAAAGTGATCCTAAAACCCTTGTCATAAAGTCTATAGCCGAGACcatagtcgtgttcgtttcgttttcaATGCACATTacgcatgcgcaaagttaaaaataagtgtCAGTGTGTCATGTTTTAAAATACCattcaatttctgtcagattttagaacatgacactgaCACTAACActgacattgacatttaaaaaacgAAATGAACACGACTCATACTGacagttgacatttgacagttgaaatttgacagttgacatttgacaggaCAACAAAACCAAAGACAATTTTGGGGCAAACGAAGGTAAAGAGAAAATCGTTATGGAATCACCGAAACGTAAGTTCGCCGGTTGTTGGCTAGGGCAAAATGTTCTGTATTGCATTGGCGTTAAAGAATCTACTAGTCTCTTCGTAATAAGGCGAAGTAAATTTGGCTAGGGCCTCAGAGGCCTTAGCCAAAATGAATTCTtgatcgcttcgttatagaatcgtcaaccaaaaatgtatggaaatgacataagcgttcgttatcaTGAGTCTCTTGTCGTAATCGTGTACACCATTGGTAGCCAAATTACAAGTTGGACGAAAGCGATATCACTGTTCATCTTCTTTATTGCGATAAAGAAGTGCCCCTTAGCTTTTTGTATAGAAAGTCCTAGACAACACACACAAATGCCACTAATCGCTAGCGTTTTCGTATCTTTTCTTTTTCGTCACAAACGATTGTTAAAAAGGCGGTGTTATCGCGTTGAAGAACAAAATGGCGTGCATTCAGCTGTAAATTGTGTGTGGCTGCCGATCAATGGTTCTTACTTCTTGTTAAAAACATACTCAAGTACTAATTAATATGCATGCATTACGCTTGCTGTGGACCGCGCACCACCACACCATATCGGACAGGCGCAGGAGGAGGCTTTTGCTAAGACGGCAATTAGAGAGAATAGAAGACATGCCGGAACTTCTATTCACACAAAATTTCCGTCTTGACAAAGCCTCCTACACAAGTTTGTGTATGGATTTGCGCAgggcaaatattttaaagggaACCAACGAAATACCTCTCCAAATTAAGgtaagaaaaagaaaatgtacTTACTTAAGTAATTTTACTATAGGTACTTAGGTATTGTAATTCACATGTTGGTCTTGAGTTCTTTATTCAAGTTCGGAGTTTCAGTTTTGTGCACGTTTCAAGTGTCAAAATCCATTTAAACAGCTCTAAAACAGTTtcagattttatcaaaatcagtctagTGGTCAGTTTTGTGTATGGTCGGACtccatttattttatgatttgtcCCACAACTTTTGAATCTGAGGCTAAATAAATGTGCAGTATTGTGAATTATAATAGTGAAATACAAACAAACTAGCTTTTCAAGACTTTTGATATTGATTTTTTCTTTACAGTTAAGTACATGGATCTGATAAAATCTGTCATCCATGCTGGCAAAGAATTGACCGAGCTGCTACTTGTTTCACTGAAGTAAGACATCCCAACAATAACCAACCCAGTATAATCTTGCCAATGTACACTAGAGCTTCAGGTTCTcaacagttttgtttttatcctGATTGTCATTCAACCCAAAGACTGGCTGCTCCTAAGTGGCtgagaataaaattattcactgattatttttatgtaccacAAAACTGTAGGATTTGTTCCTTCCATTTATATAATGATAATTGGGAGGTACTTAGTAATATCCAGCAACCGATTCATAGTTTTAATGCAGAACACATTCAGGACTTTGCAACTTTTGTTGCGCTTTCGCTGCGCTCATATTATGACTATTTTATGGTCTTTAGGCTGGGCAAGGCATCAAGATCATATTGATCCCCCTGCCCAGTTTCTTGATCAAGTATTACTTACTTATGAAacagagtaataaaatatttattaaaaatatgttgttttatttgattatttacctTTTCCAATAACACATAGAAATCTAAATATAAAGTCTGATACAAAACTAGGtttatattttgctttttaCTGATCTAAAGTATTTAATTCATATTACATTATTAGCATAATGAACTGTTCACAAATGGCCAAAGTGTCTATAGAAAGTGGGCAATCCcctttatatataagatgttaatatattattattaaataaagtaaactaAACTTTCAGTAATCACTTAATCAGTCTTATGCTGcctgacaaaaaaatattatttattatttaaattgcttcatattaaaattagattttaattAGATTAGATTGACCTAATAAATGTTtagtattttcaattaaaatagtatatttggaTAAATAAGTATGTACTTCACTTATGTATCCAATAATCaacaaataacaaacaaaaacca encodes the following:
- the LOC121727097 gene encoding uncharacterized protein LOC121727097 encodes the protein METNGDLFRPVGGAQGRLRSERLWDTLTHSLNAIGNGSTKTTEKWKKVWANLKSKTKKKGLRIRLAANGTGGGPHDGQSLSALDLRVLAIMGPLAVQGQEAVQELGFTNINLIERPVDIQAEPANIEQIFVNEYSHHHHHNHHR